In Hemicordylus capensis ecotype Gifberg chromosome 4, rHemCap1.1.pri, whole genome shotgun sequence, the genomic window ATTTCAACTACCTTCCAGGTATTTAAGAGCAAACCCATTGACAAGAATAGGAACACTCTACGAAACACTTCAATATGCCAATCTTTATGTACAGGGACATAGCAAGGGAACAGGGGGCCCACATCCCCATACTCCCTGGCTTCCCCCATCATCCTTCAATCagctcccagccaatgggagtaGGGAACGCATGTGGTCTGctgaaggaaaattccactatcccctttcacctagttgtgtaaCCTACATACGTAAGTCCGAAGGGTCACAGGTTTCTGCACCCTCCTGTTACaagggccccttttcttggaaacaatactctgccctgccTGAGTAGAGACAGACACCTGTTGACCACAGCTTGCCCTGCCTTATTAGGCATAAACGTAGCTAAAGCtaattggtgcattattgctggtttctgccctgtaattggttcaccttgtctaccaatgaCTAAGCATTATTCTGCTTGTgctagtatgattggtgtataccataaaactttggcctctgataggctctgtactcaatcctataggCTGTATGTAAActgtataaaagactcttgccaaaagcctgagtgtgtgctcttggaagagagacacctggCATGGCATGATCAATAAAGTTTGAACCTGATGGACGGTGAGGGCCTCTGTTCATTAAATGAACCCAGAATTCCCGGAATTTCTCCATCAGCTCCCAATGGGTTGTGTGCACACCATCCTTCCATTGGATGGGGACCAGCTGAAGGAGGCCTGTGGCGGTGGAGGGGAGAGCTCAGGGGCTCCTCTAAGAGGCTCCATGACTCTCACAAGCAGGATTAATATAACCTATCTGTTCTATTACAGGCCCACCCCTGTTTATGTCAAAGCCACATTTCCCAGGACTACAAGAATCAATGGGAAGTAAACAACATATTTGCCTCAGAAAACTTGTTTATTCTTATAGAGAtgcacaagatgcctctgaataccagctgcaaggggagcaacagcaggagagagggcacagcttaatctcttgcctgtgagcttccccaAGGCAGCTGGTGGACCTCTGTGTGAtcaaggatgctggactaaaagggctttgggcttgatctagcagggctgttcttatgttcttatttaataTGGATGAAGGCCTTATTTAATATGGATGATGGATGAAGGCCTCCTCATGCACCCTCATGTGAGAGCCAAGTCATGTTCAGCATTTAGGGTACAGAACTCCCTCCCTCATGaaatccattttgtggcttgCCCCATCTCTGCCCTGCTTTCATTGTTGTCTAAAAATATATCTGTTTAAAGCTACTTTTAATCTCTTGTAATCCACTCCGCATCCTTTACATGTAATTTGGTATTTGAGAATGGCTCCTCTGAAAATGCTTGTATGATATTTAATTCTATCTTTTTAGCTATTGCATTGCTTTTGTATTGAACTTATTTTTATTGTTCTTACTTGTTTGATCCAAACTACTTTGAGTTTGTTAAAAAGATGGGATATACATATATTAAATGAGCAATAGCAAAACTTTCAGTGAAATAGGCTATGCAATATGAATTTATTCTGAAGTCAAGAAAAGAGAACTTACTGTTTCAGTATCCTTCTTTTCAGCACTGAAAGGACAGCCTTCACTGAACATCAAAGAGATATCAGGTTTGCCATTGCAAAGAATATTCTCTGCTACTGGGACACTGGGCTGTAGGAAAGTCAACTCATTTCTCCTGGATTCGGAGGATAAGCAGACTTGGTAGGAATAAGGCAAAGTCCCGTCCTTGTAATTAGGTGGGAATATGGCACCAGTCTTGGAATGAGGAGCAGGAACAAAGCACTGGAGGAAAGTGGGATGTCTTGACTTCCGAAGTTTCATCATAATGGTCAATGTCACAGTCACAAGGAACAGAAAGGACACCAAAGCCAATGCCAATACCAAATAAAACTGTAGATCGGACTGGTATTCTGAGTCACTAGGCTGGGTGTTCATTTCTGGCAGCGCCTCCTGGAAGTTCTCAGCAAACACGAGGTTCAGAGTCACGGTGGCTGAGAGAGGAGGTTGTCCATTATCCTTCACCATGATAACCAGCCTCTGCTTCACAGCATCTCTCTCAAGCAATGCTCGGGCTGTTTTGATCTCTCCTGTGTGGGACCCAATGGTGAAGAGAGAGGGCTCTGTGGCCTGCAGGAGATGGAAAGAGAGCCAGGCGTTGTGTCCAGAGTCAGcgtccactgccaccaccttcgTCACCAGATAACCTGACTCAGCTGAGCGAGGCACCATTTCAAAGAAAGAGGAAcccccagatccttgggaaggatgcAGGATCTGGGGAGTGTTATCATTGCGATCCAAAACACACACCCTCACCGTTGTATTGCTGCTGAGGGGTGGGGAGCCTCCATCTTGTGCCTTCACTTGAATCTGAAACTCCCTGAATTGCTCATAGTTGAAGGAGCGCTGTGCATAGATGGTGCCAGTCTCAGAGTTAATGGAgacaaaggaggagagaggcaggtCCTCAATGTTGCTGTTGAGGATGGAGTAAGTGATGCGTGCATTGCGATCGAGATCTGGGTCAAAGGCCTTTACATGGAAAATGGATGCTCCCGATGGGTTGTTCTCTGGAACGCAGGCAGTATAGGAAGACTTTTCAAAGGCTGGGGGGTTATCGTTGATGTCCGAGATCTGCAGTGAGATGGCTTTGTGTGTGGAGAGAGGAGGTGTGCCTTTGTCTGTGGCTATGATCGTAATGTTATGCTCTGGTGTCCTTTCTCTGTCAAGGGGACTATCTGTGAGGATCTTGAAGTAATTACCTGAAGATGATACTATCTGGAATGGCACAAGGCCTCTCAGATGACAAGTGACTTCCCCATTTTCACCAGAATCCCTGTCTTGGACTTTAATCAGAGCTATAACAGTTCCCAGAGCAACGCCTTCAGGAATTGGGCTGGTCACTGAAGTAAGTATCACATCTGGAGCATTGTCGTTCTCATCAAGAACCTCAATCTCCACATTGCAATGTGCCACCAATCCACCCCCATCACTTGCCTGTATTATCATCACATAATTAGTTCTGTCCTCAAAATCAACACCCTCTTTGAGCATAATTGTTCCCTCTTTAGGATCCAGGGTGAATTTCTTCTGGGCACTTTCTGGGATATTGCTGAAAGTATAAGTGATCTCAGCATTTGATCCTTCATCACTGTCAGATGCCTTAACTTGAAGAACAGATGTCCACTTTGGTACATTTTCTTTCAGGCTTACCTTGTAGTTTGCCTGGGTGAAGATGGGCGGATTGTCATTAACATCAGTAACATTAATCCAAATATTGGCTGTCCCCGTTTTTATTGGATCTCCCCCATCCAGAGCTGTAAGAATCAAATGGAGTGTGTGTTCTTTTTCTCGATCCAATTGCTCTTGCAGTATTAATTCTGGATATTTCCCACCATCTTTGCTTTCTTTAATTTGTAGCTTGAAATATGGGGTGGGGCTTAAACGGTAATTCTGGAGAGCATTGATTCCAATGTCATCATCTTCAGCATTTCCAAGGGAAAATCGAGCACCTGGAATATTTGATTCACTCATTTTGAGTTCAATAGTTTCCTTCCGGAAATGAGGGACATTATCATTAATATCTTGGATGGACACGTGTATGTGGAAAATGTTCAAAGGATTATGTGCCACTGCTTCTAACTTTAGGACACAAGTGGATGATTTCTCACAAATCTCTTCCCGGTCTATCCTGCCATTCACATATATGTTCCCATTTTGCTTATTCAGAGAAAAGTATGGATTTTCCAAAGAAATACCAAGATTGTGATCTGACAACTCCCTGACATCCAAACCCAAATCTTTAGCAAGGTTCCCTACAAAGGAGCCCTTTTCTGTTTCCTCCAGAACTGAATACTGAACCTGCTCAGATGCCACCTGACAGAACAAAGAGAGGAACATGAACAGAAACTGTACCtgactcctgatgatctctctgatTCTCTCCGGGTGTTTTACTTTCATTACTCTCATTGCCTGCATCCTTTTTTGTTCCAATTCAATTTTCAAATCTCTCATTGCAATGTAGCCTGTATTAGCAGATCTTTGAGAAACCAAGAGCTTTCTTTTCTTGATCAGCTTTTAAAACAGAACcgtctgctgcttctccttcttgATCAGATAAAGCATCACAGAGAGATATTGCGGCAGGAGCCTCTTACACAATTTAGTGCTGCTCCCGTATTGTCCAACAGTGACACTTTGAGTCCACATAGAGAATTACACCTGCTTGTAGTTTTTCTTATTATTCGAAAAGAAATTTATTCTAGGAAAGCATTTTTCAAAATTTAAAGTTCTACCATGTTTTTCCAGATTAAacctcagtgctgtttgctgagTAATACTTACTTTATTGTTCCATATAAATTGCTATCTTATTTTTATAATCCCTTGCAAATCTGCTATTTAGCATAAAGGGCAGTGGGTTCTGAGTTGTGTATTTCCTTTATGTCagatttttattacattttaaaataagcacACACAATCTCATAAGAGCTTTAAGTTTTTAGTATACTTGATTTCAGAGGTCCAGTATGCAATAAAAGCTGACCAACAGACTGATAAGTGTTATCAATTTGAACACAATTTATGAGTGGATTATTTCCAGTCAAAGTGCCTAAggattttgttgtatttttaagcCACTTTTTGAATAATAAGCGAGGCACCATGAAGGGGATTCTTTTAtattttggggtggtgggggttgaAGAGAGTGAGGACTGATAACTCAGTTTCAGCGTATGGAGATTTACACACAGATATATGCAGCTTTCTATACTtctataaagtgtgccatcgagtcaatgttgactcctgacgactacagagccatgtggttttctttgctagaatacaggagtggtttaccattgcctcctcccgcgcagtaagagatgatgcctttcagcatcttcttatattgcttctgcccaatataggtgtttcccatagtctgggaaacataccagcagggattcaaaccggcaacctcatgcttgctaggttAGTGGGTGAGAAACTCAAAGGATCTTTTTTGTATCaacattaaaaatgttttgttataTTTCTCACTATGGTCGTGTATTGCTTCTTGAGGTAAacccagaaggcctcaggataAAAAAGTCCTTGTGAGGAACTGGAGAAAACCATTTCACTTTTGCAGCAAATTTGGTGGGGCCTTTATGATCTCCTCAGGTGCCTGAACAGTCCTAGGCCCAGATGGGCCAGTAAGCAGAGATCATCCTCAGATAAAAGTACAActtatttcaatttttttaatgcCCTGGGCCGTTCCAGTAAGTCACAGGTTGTAAACAACAATAGTTGATTTACTAGAAGTCTAGTCTGTGCTGCTTTCCCCACATATCCAGTAACCGAGATCTTGTAGGTACTTGGGTACGGATGACCATGTGAAAAATAAAGTGtgtagtccaggctcctctagaacctcAGGACCTTATCGAATGTactcatttctcctcctcctgccaaagGTATttcccacagactccactgctgctccccactTCAATAAGTGTTCACCAATGGTAAAGGAAATCATTCTAGGACATGGGGACCCCCTTTGCTGACAAGACATGTGAAGCTGTCAATGTTATGATAGAGGCAGTAATGCCAGAAATTAGCCAACATGACCTTCTCAACATAGCAGGGACCTGACACATTTGTGTCTGAAGGTGTGTCTGAAGGTGTcatcacagcacagcagccagtctaATCCTCAATGGGGGGAAAGAACCCCTTGAAGCTATTTAGAGATTCCaccaaataaaacaagaaaaCCCATAGGGGCAACATTATTGAGCGTCAAGAAGAGATACATCTTCTATCTAGATTCATCATTGTAATGAAAAATCAGCCACATATTTCCCTTAAAGAGGCACTTAGAAAGTATGACTTAAGTTCTCCTAAGATCCCTCTTCACTCTAGATAGAACCATATTCTCCATCTCCTTACATATGACAAGTCAAAAGTCAGCCATGCCCtagacaccacacacacacacacattagaaaAAAACCTTTAAATAGTTCAAACCCATGTTCCCTTTTAAAATAACCACCTGTTTGATCAGAAATAAagagttttattttaatattgaACACAGATAGAATTGCATAACAACATCCTGACTACAGGGTCCAAATTCCCTTCTTGTTGTGGGTTTGCCAGTTTTTTGTTAACCCTTTCTCTGACTTTTTGTCATTTTGCAAACTCCACCTCTGTTCAGGGAAGACTCCTTTGAAGTCTGTTTGCTCCTTCCCTTTTGTTTGCTcttttatagggatgtgcggactggtccggGGGTCCGGTCTGGGGGTTCAGGGGTTtgtggttgaaccgaaccaccccccggttccgTCGGACCGGACCCGGACCGCCAGGTCCAGTCTGGCAGGTCcgcgaactttaaaaaaaaattttttaagttaatgaagtacctgtagccccttcggggggcttgctaaAGCCGCGCGGACCTCCCCCCctgcggcttcagcaagccccccgaaggggctaaaggtacttcattaacctttaaattttaaaaaaagtttgcggGGGCATTTGATGGGGGGCCAGacagaactggcccggttccgttcgaggccagtccggcctcgaaccgaaccaggccagacagttccatgcacacccctactcttttACTGTGTTCCTTTTTGTACATCTGCAACAAGACTACCAGCCTTATGTCACACAGATCAAGGGGAGCATACTATAATGAATAACCACATATACGTTTTCAGCCTCCAGACACATACAAGATTATCGGAGGGACTTCAGGACATTACTGGTGCTAATCAGTTGCACTGTGACTATGAAGCTTTGCTACCAGAATTAAATTGTTTGCTGCCAAAATTAAATACATGGAAATCCATAGATTTTATTGGAATATCTGGGGtatcattgacagctcagatgtTTCAATAAAACATCTTTTTCTTTAAATACCAATTTCCCACGCATGGGCCCAGCCCCaggtcttttaagtacctagaaaTGCTCCTGGAGAAAGTGGCAGCTGGGTAATAACAGAATTTTATGTCTGGTCACTTTATGAGATGGACGGCACTCGCCCCTCAACACAGGCCTCCAGGAAAACTAGTTAATATAACTAGGGTGCTCATCACATAGTCTGCTTGATTCTTATGTTCATATAGTGTAAGTTTTAAATGGGGGAAAGATGTAATTAAATATAAATGGAGAAAGATGTAATAGAATGTTCTCTGTGATAATTGTACAACAATCTGAAGAATACAAGTCAAGCAACGTTTAGTACAAAACTTACAAAAAGGTCAGCATCAGATGACACCGTCAATTCTCCTTCTCTACTATGAAAAGGCACTGTTCAACTAATTTTATCAAAATAGAATATGTAGGCTGAATATTAGCAAACCCTGTGTGCAACAGGGATGTGcctgaaatggattttgtgttttgttttgagcttcaaacaaaatgcagacagccAAAATGTTTCGTCCAAACAGTGGTCGACCCAGTTGTTTCGACGGAACAAAatttgaaacgttttgagtgttttggccatagggaacaatggggaaactcaaaataccccattgttccccatgggtagctcctcgGGAGGACAAAATGGGCTGCAtggtacagcatgatgggtgctacctaccacccaacccacaaatgaaATAGGGGAACAAGCGagttttaacaaatttttaagctttcccccaaacccccataggatttgCAAGTCGGTGTCAGAAAACCAACCATCAAGggagaaacaggcctccaaaatggtgctcaaaatgttgaaacatttcaaatcgAAATGGGATTGTATTGTTtagagctcaaaacacttgaaacagcacATTtggagtcaaaacatttcaatgtcaaaACCTTTGCAGATCCCTAAACTGCAACACTGAAGAAGAAAAGTTCTGCATTCATGAACTGAAACCTTTTCTACAAAATTTGAAAATTTCATCTTAGTGAAAGGTGGACAAACAGTGTGAACCATGCATATCTATTCAGTagcaagttccactgaactcAACAAAACTTAGCTTGTAGGAGAGATTGGATGCTGTTAAGTATTTTGCAatctatttttatattatattttatgatGATCTATCTTTGGGGAGCCACCTTGATGTTAATTCATGATAGCAACACAgaatacaactttaaaaaaatacatacaatatACCAAAATTCATACTATTCCAATTTTGGTCTCGACTACATTGCTTCAGGGCTGCAATTGTGCACTCATATGACGGAATGCTCCTACATACAGAAGAAAAATTCCCTTGg contains:
- the LOC128323183 gene encoding protocadherin gamma-B1-like encodes the protein MRDLKIELEQKRMQAMRVMKVKHPERIREIIRSQVQFLFMFLSLFCQVASEQVQYSVLEETEKGSFVGNLAKDLGLDVRELSDHNLGISLENPYFSLNKQNGNIYVNGRIDREEICEKSSTCVLKLEAVAHNPLNIFHIHVSIQDINDNVPHFRKETIELKMSESNIPGARFSLGNAEDDDIGINALQNYRLSPTPYFKLQIKESKDGGKYPELILQEQLDREKEHTLHLILTALDGGDPIKTGTANIWINVTDVNDNPPIFTQANYKVSLKENVPKWTSVLQVKASDSDEGSNAEITYTFSNIPESAQKKFTLDPKEGTIMLKEGVDFEDRTNYVMIIQASDGGGLVAHCNVEIEVLDENDNAPDVILTSVTSPIPEGVALGTVIALIKVQDRDSGENGEVTCHLRGLVPFQIVSSSGNYFKILTDSPLDRERTPEHNITIIATDKGTPPLSTHKAISLQISDINDNPPAFEKSSYTACVPENNPSGASIFHVKAFDPDLDRNARITYSILNSNIEDLPLSSFVSINSETGTIYAQRSFNYEQFREFQIQVKAQDGGSPPLSSNTTVRVCVLDRNDNTPQILHPSQGSGGSSFFEMVPRSAESGYLVTKVVAVDADSGHNAWLSFHLLQATEPSLFTIGSHTGEIKTARALLERDAVKQRLVIMVKDNGQPPLSATVTLNLVFAENFQEALPEMNTQPSDSEYQSDLQFYLVLALALVSFLFLVTVTLTIMMKLRKSRHPTFLQCFVPAPHSKTGAIFPPNYKDGTLPYSYQVCLSSESRRNELTFLQPSVPVAENILCNGKPDISLMFSEGCPFSAEKKDTETVSSLFLTSE